From a region of the Sander lucioperca isolate FBNREF2018 chromosome 8, SLUC_FBN_1.2, whole genome shotgun sequence genome:
- the pttg1ipb gene encoding PTTG1 interacting protein b, whose protein sequence is MWSTLQFDASETLVSVVTSVSMQSMAFTRLTMSGEFRSSAFVFALIFYGVIISADAQTPTTSPALTPCALRSNTSCAECLQNVTCLWCTPTKQCVDYPVRNILPPSSVCPLNDARWGLCWVNFQILIITMSVLGGIIIITILVCCFCCCKCERIGNKKEDAKVERQTRARKSRQKAKRTEMQLRHDEIRQKYGMAKDNPYARMDDH, encoded by the exons ATGTGGTCCACCCTCCAGTTTGACGCCTCAGAAACGTTAGTTTCGGTCGTTACTTCTGTTTCCATGCAGTCGATGGCTTTCACTCGTCTCACAATGTCCGGAGAGTTCAGATCTTCAGCCTTTGTTTTTGCCTTGATTTTCTACGGTGTTATTATATCCGCAGATGCGCAGACACCGACTACTTCTCCAGCTCTGA CTCCTTGTGCCTTGAGATCCAACACCAGTTGTGCTGAATGCCTGCAGAATGTGACA TGTTTGTGGTGCACGCCAACCAAACAATGTGTGGACTACCCAGTGAGGAACATCTTGCCCCCCAGCAGTGTCTGTCCATTGAATGACGCACGATGGGGGTTGTGTTGGG TAAACTTCCAGATTTTGATCATCACTATGTCAGTGCTGGgtggcatcatcatcatcaccattcTTGTTTGCTGCTTTTGCTGCTGCAAGTGTGAAAGAATTGG GAACAAGAAAGAAGACGCAAAGGTGGAGCGACAAACCCGGGCCAGAAAGAGCCGTCAGAAAGCAAA GAGAACAGAAATGCAGCTGAGACATGATGAAATCAGGCAGAAATATG GTATGGCAAAGGATAATCCATACGCCCGTATGGATGATCACTGA
- the myo10l3 gene encoding unconventional myosin-X: protein MDTFFLEGARVWLRHKEQLLPSTVSSCDDSSLVLTTDYGKVIYLQKAELNRETVYPMLPSGIHGVEDMSTLAELHEAAIMHNLFLRYQKDNIYTNIGSILAAVNPYKHIVGLYGGTAVDLYSKHQMGELPPHIFAVANECYRCLWKRHDSQCVLISGESGAGKTESTKLLLKFLSVMSQNSAGTPLSERTTRVEQALVQSSPIMEAFGNAKTVYNNNSSRFGKFIQLHFSQNGNIQGGCIIDYLLEKNRVVRQNPGERNYHIFYALLAGADKDHRDMYLLSECPELYHYLSQSGCVQDISLDDKQLFDSVMEALKVMEFTEEEIRDVFKLLSAVLQMGNIEFMTAGGAQITSKGVVSNVSELLGLDSFQLSEVLTQRSMILRGEEICSPLTVEQAVDSRDSVAMALYSQCFSWIIMRINQKIKGKDNFKSIGILDIFGFENFEVNRFEQFNINYANEKLQEYFNKHIFSLEQLEYNREGIQWEAIDWMDNAECLDLIEKKLGMLALINEESRFPKGTDYTLLEKLHSRHATNPYYVKPRVADHQFGIKHYAGEVLYDVRGILEKNRDTFRDDILFILKDSRLDFIYDLFERVGSRNGDETLKMGTARRKPTVSSQFRDSLHSLMATLSASNPFFVRCIKPNMDKKANQFDPDVVLNQLRYSGMLETVKIRRAGFPVRRTFKDFYSRYKMILKNKIHSDDEKQSCSELLTLHDRAKTEWKLGKTKVFLKEALEQRLEKQREEVRRRAGMVIRAHILSYVARKQYKRVQSSVVTIQKNYRAHFWRRVFLRLRFATIILQKHHRGQLARSLLRQLKEEKQKREEEEEERKRREEKEERKRVEEERRRLEEERRQQEEEEKRKREEEERQKLMDEEMKRREELRLMKEKEEGQKMAAKADEKRNLLVNGVCQKKELSQTLSHSHTSEEESRQMEEILRLEREIERLQKQQEDGVSLLGDVSHEELRQMRDAEIYRLEKEASRVATEFLELLDFGGLEPSLSSEENLHDPTESTAPLAEEEVDEGFHAEDECVPLPDFPPPAAVPLDKEVFQSIPPPPPAFAEGLVATPSSASCPAPAKLSPLTPNGLSHAPALTDSPTSRPPSLVTNGERRPCQRASRGSDFEPVREEPSHSNQPDTESDYDQEEFEEAHGSSGASINDGHITDEEVLRKSSCTQNSLDSFRGSSDSFIDSDEDNDGYVDTDEEVSNGRVNLLNGSGPPYFHSYLYMKSGLMIPWRRRWCVLKDETFMWFRAKQDSLKSGWLYKKGGGMSTLSRRNWKMRWFVLRESKLMYFESDSEEKLKGTIDIRTAKEIVDNHEKENALNIVTEERTYHIYAESPEDASGWFNVLSRVHSVSPEQLVEMHHEQANPKNAVGTLDVGLIDSVCASDNPDRPNSFVIITANRVIHCNTDTPEEMHHWIGLLQKSKGDCKVDGQEFLVRGWLHKEMKSGSKSTSLKLKKRWFVLTTTSLDYYKSSERSTSKLGTLVLNSLCSVVQPDEKVFKDTGYWNIIIHGRKHSYRLHTKMLNEAMRWANAIQGAIDSKVPIETPTQQLIRDIKESSLNVEAVEQTYWRNPILRYTQHPLHSPLLPLPYGDVSVHLQKEKGYTSLQDEAVKIFNSLQEMEAVSDPVPIIQGILQTCQDLRPLRDEVYCQLIKQTNHVPHPNSPANRAHWHLLTCMCCTFLPSRGILRYLKFHLKRIKELFPGTEIEMFAHFIGESLKKTKNREFVPSQEEIVALLTRQEMTTTVYCHGGGSCKISINSHTTAGEVVEKLIRGLAMEDSRNMFALFEHNNTIDRAVESRVLVADVLAKFERLSGSEEAEDEGQWKLYFKLYCFLDVESMPKEGVEFAFMFEQAHESLTRGHFPAREETLQHLAALRLQFLFGDKARVTWSLENIYPVGRLRNRILQFTKVGGASGSGQTLERRRTSFLDGTLRRGLKTGSMKKQRMEEEQMLEMWIKEETSATRASIGEKWSRLTGLDQHQAMLKYMTIIKEWPGYGSTLFDVECKEGGFPHDLWLSVSAENVSVYKRGEPKPLETFQYEHIIFFGAPQPCTYKITVDEREMLFETPQVGEITKIMKAYINMIVKKRCSVKSVSSYGTNWIR from the exons CCGTGGCCAATGAGTGTTACCGCTGCCTGTGGAAGAGACACGACAGCCAGTGTGTTCTCATCAG TGGGGAGAGTGGTGCCGGGAAGACCGAGAGCACCAAGCTGCTGCTGAAGTTTCTCTCAGTGATGAGTCAAAACTCAGCAGGCACTCCTCTGTCAGAGAGGACCACCAGGGTGGAGCAGGCTCTCGTCCAGAGCAG TCCCATCATGGAAGCCTTCGGGAATGCTAAGACTGTGTACAACAATAACTCCAGTCGCTTTGGGAAGTTTATCCAGCTACACTTTTCCCAGAACGGAAACATTCAGGGAGGCTGCATCATCGACT ATTTGCTGGAAAAG AACCGTGTGGTTCGACAGAATCCTGGAGAGAGAAACTACCACATCTTCTACGCTCTGTTAGCAGGGGCAGACAAAGACCACAGAG ACATGTATCTCCTGTCTGAGTGTCCTGAGTTGTATCACTACCTCAGTCAGTCAGGCTGTGTGCAGGACATCAGTTTGGATGACAAACAGCTCTTTGACAGTGTGATG GAGGCCCTGAAAGTGATGGAGTTCACTGAGGAGGAGATCAGAGACGTGTTCAAGTTGCTGTCTGCTGTCCTCCAGATGGGCAACATTGAATTCATGACCGCTGGTGGAGCTCAGATCACTTCCAAAGGCG TTGTCAGTAATGTCAGCGAGCTGCTCGGCCTGGACTCCTTCCAGCTGTCAGAGGTGTTGACCCAACGCTCCATGATCCTCAGAGGAGAAGAGATCTGCTCACCACTCACTGTGGAGCAG GCTGTGGACTCGCGGGACTCAGTTGCCATGGCACTTTATTCTCAGTGTTTCTCCTGGATCATAATGAGGATCAACCAGAAGATCAAAGGCAAAGACAACTTCAAGTCCATCGGCATCTTGGACATCTTCGGCTTTGAGAACTTTGAG GTGAACAGGTTTGAACAGTTTAACATCAACTATGCCAACGAGAAACTCCAGGAGTATTTCAACAAGCACATCTTCTCGCTGGAACAACTGGAGTACAACAG GGAGGGGATCCAGTGGGAGGCCATAGACTGGATGGATAACGCAGAGTGTCTGGATCTCATAGAAAAG AAACTGGGCATGTTGGCTCTTATCAATGAGGAGAGTCGATTCCCCAAAGGCACGGACTACACCCTCCTGGAGAAACTGCACAGCCGACACGCA ACAAACCCATACTATGTGAAGCCCAGAGTGGCCGACCACCAGTTTGGCATCAAGCACTATGCTGGAGAG GTGCTGTATGATGTGCGTGGGATACTGGAGAAGAACAGAGACACCTTCAGAGACGACATCTTGTTTATTCTTAAAGACAGCAG GCTTGACTTCATCTATGACCTCTTTGAGCGTGTCGGTAGCAGAAATGGAGATGAGACCCTAAAGATGGGCACGGCCCGACGCAAGCCCACCGTCAGCTCTCAGTTCAGG GACTCTCTCCATTCCCTGATGGCCACACTAAGTGCCTCCAACCCCTTTTTTGTACGCTGCATCAAACCAAACATGGACAAG AAGGCCAACCAGTTTGATCCTGATGTGGTCCTAAACCAGCTGAGATACTCTGGGATGCTGGAAACTGTGAAGATCCGCAGGGCCGGATTTCCCGTCCGTAGAACCTTTAAGGACTTCTACAGCAG GTATAAGATGATCCTGAAGAACAAAATCCACTCAGACGATGAGAAGCAGAGCTGCTCGGAGCTTCTCACACTTCATGACAGAGCCAAGACAGAGTGGAAACTGGGGAAGACAAAG GTGTTCTTGAAGGAGGCCCTGGAGCAAAGGCTGGAGAAGCAGAGGGAAGAGGTGCGGCGCAGGGCTGGCATGGTTATCCGCGCCCACATCCTCAGCTATGTGGCAAG GAAACAGTATAAGAGGGTTCAGTCCAGCGTTGTCACCATCCAGAAGAACTACCGCGCTCACTTTTGGAGACGTGTCTTCCTGCGCCTGCGCTTTGCCACCATCATCCTGCAGAAACATCACAGAGGCCAGCTGGCCCGATCCCTCCTCCGCCAGCTCAAAGAGGAGAAACAGAagcgagaggaggaggaggaggagaggaaaaggagagaagagaaggaggagaggaagagagtagaggaggagaggaggagactggaggaggagaggagacaacaggaggaggaggaaaagagaaagagggaggaagaggagagacagaagctCATGGACgaggagatgaagaggagggaggagctaAGACTGAtgaaggagaaagaggaagggcaGAAAATGGCAGCTAAAGCAGATGAGAAAAG GAACTTGCTGGTAAATGGTGTTTGTCAGAAG AAGGAGCTGTCCCAGACTTTGTCCCACAGTCACACCTCTGAGGAGGAGAGCCGTCAGATGGAGGAGATCCTGCGGCTGGAGAGGGAGATCGAGCGCCTGCAGAAGCAGCAGGAAGATGGCGTGTCCCTTCTCGGAGACGTTTCCCATGAGGAGCTGCGGCAGATGAGAGACGCTGAGATCTACAGACTGGAGAAGGAAGCTTCCCGTGTGGCTACTGAGTTTCTGGAGCTCTTGGACTTTGGTGGTTTAGAGCCATCGCTCTCGAGTGAGGAGAACCTCCACGACCCGACTGAATCTACAGCCCCTCTGGCCGAGGAGGAGGTAGACGAGGGTTTCCACGCTGAGGATGAGTGCGTTCCTTTGCCTGACTTCCCTCCTCCGGCTGCGGTTCCTCTGGACAAAGAAGTATTCCAAAGTATTCCCCCTCCTCCGCCTGCCTTTGCAGAAGGACTAGTTGCCACCCCTTCTTCTGCCTCCTGTCCTGCACCGGCAAAGCTCTCCCCACTTACCCCCAACGGGCTGAGTCATGCCCCTGCTCTCACAGACTCCCCAACCTCCAGACCTCCTTCTCTAGTCACTAATGGAGAAAGGCGGCCGTGCCAGAGAGCCAGCAGGGGGTCAGACTTTGAGCCTGTGAGAGAGGAGCCTTCCCACTCAAACCAGCCAGACACCGAGTCGGACTACGACCAGGAGGAGTTTGAGGAGGCTCATGGGAGCTCAGGTGCTAGCATCAATGACGGCCATATCACAGATGAGGAGGTGTTGCGAAAATCCTCCTGCACCCAAAACAGCCTGGACTCCTTCAGAGGCAGCTCAGACTCG TTCATTGACAGCGATGAGGACAACGATGGCTATGTGGACACAGATGAGGAAGTTTCCAATGGGAGAGTGAATCTGCTGAATGGCAGTGGGCCTCCATACTTCCACAGCTACCTCTACATGAAGA GTGGTCTGATGATCCCGTGGCGTCGTCGCTGGTGTGTCCTGAAGGATGAGACCTTCATGTGGTTTCGGGCCAAGCAGGACTCCCTCAAATCCGGTTGGCTTTACAAGAAAGGAGGAGGGATGTCTACCTTGTCTCGGCGCAACTGGAAGATGCGCTGGTTTGTTCTGCGGGAGTCAAAGCTCATGTACTTTGAAAGCGACAGTGAAGAGAAGCTGAAAGGAACCATCGATATCCGCACAGCCAA AGAGATAGTGGACAATCATGAGAAGGAAAATGCACTGAATATTGTGACTGAGGAGAGGACCTACCACATCTATGCAGAGTCCCCAGAAGATGCCAG TGGTTGGTTCAATGTGCTGAGTCGGGTCCACAGCGTCAGCCCGGAGCAGCTCGTGGAGATGCACCATGAACAGGCCAACCCAAAGAATGCAGTG GGCACACTAGATGTGGGCTTGATTGATTCTGTTTGTGCATCAGACAACCCTGATAG ACCAAACTCGTTTGTGATCATCACGGCTAACCGGGTGATCCACTGTAACACGGACACACCTGAGGAGATGCACCACTGGATCGGCCTGCTGCAGAAATCCAAGGGAGACTGCAAGGTTGACGGACAGGAGTTCTTAGTCAGAG GCTGGCTGCATAAAGAGATGAAGTCTGGATCCAAAAGCACTTCTCTGAAGCTGAAGAAGCGCTGGTTTGTTCTTACCACTACCTCTCTGGATTATTACAAGTCGTCGGAGCGCAGCACCTCCAAACTGGGAACTCTGGTCCTCAACAGCCTCTGCTCTGTGGTGCAGCCAGATGAGAAGGTCTTCAAGGACACTG GTTACTGGAATATAATCATCCATGGACGTAAACATTCTTACCGTCTTCACACCAAAATGCTGAATGAAGCCATGCGGTGGGCGAATGCCATACAGGGAGCAATAGACAGCAAGGTTCCCATTGAAACGCCAACACAACAACTCATCAGGGACATCAAG GAGAGCAGTTTGAACGTGGAGGCTGTGGAGCAGACATACTGGAGGAACCCCATCCTGAGATATACCCAGCATCCTTTGCACTCCCCTCTTCTACCTCTGCCCTATGGAGATGTCAGCGTCCACT TGCAAAAGGAAAAGGGTTATACCAGCCTGCAGGATGAGGCAGTGAAGATTTTCAACTCACTGCAGGAGATGGAGGCCGTGTCAGACCCTGTCCCAATCATCCAGGGAATCCTTCAGACCTGTCAAGACTTGAGGCCGTTAAGAGATGAGGTTTACTGTCAGCTGATCAAACAAACCAATCATGTCCCGCACCCAAACAGTCCTGCCAATCGCGCCCACTGGCATCTCCTGACCTGTATGTGCTGCACCTTCCTGCCCAGCCGAGGCATCCTACGCTACCTCAAGTTTCACCTCAAAAG GATTAAGGAGCTGTTCCCTGGTACAGAGATTGAAATGTTTGCCCATTTCATCGGTGAGTCTCTGAAGAAGACCAAGAACAGAGAGTTTGTTCCCTCTCAAGAGGAAATCGTGGCACTGCTTACCAGACAGGAAATGACCACCACAGTGTACTGCCATGGAGGAGGCTCCTGCAAAATCTCCATTAACTCACACACCACCGCTGGAGAG GTGGTGGAGAAGCTAATCCGAGGTCTGGCTATGGAGGACAGCAGGAACATGTTTGCACTATTTGAACACAACAACACTATTGACAGAGCTGTGGAAAGCAGAGTTCTTGTGGCTGATGTTTTGGCTAAATTTGAAAG ACTTTCTGGCAGTGAGGAAGCTGAGGATGAAGGCCAATGGAAACTCTATTTTAAACTCTACTGCTTCTTGGATGTGGAGAGCATGCCTAAAGAAGGAGTGGAGTTTGCGTTCATGTTTGAGCAG GCCCATGAGAGTTTGACCCGGGGCCACTTTCCTGCCCGTGAGGAGACCCTGCAGCACCTGGCTGCTCTACGCCTGCAGTTTCTGTTTGGAGACAAAGCGAGAGTCACCTGGAGTCTGGAAAACATCTATCCCGTGGGCCGCCTACGCAATCGCATCCTCCAGTTCACCAAGGTGGGTGGCGCCTCAGGGTCAGGCCAAACTCTGGAGCGTCGGAGGACTAGCTTCCTGGACGGGACCCTGCGGCGGGGGTTGAAGACGGGCTCAATGAAGAAGCAGCGCATGGAGGAGGAGCAGATGTTGGAGATGTGGATAAAGGAGGAGACGTCTGCCACCAGGGCGAGCATCGGGGAGAAGTGGTCCCGACTCACTGGTCTGGACCAGCACCAGGCTATGCTCAAATACATGACCATCATCAAGGAGTGGCCTGGATATGGATCCACACTGTTTGACGTCGAG TGCAAAGAAGGAGGTTTTCCTCATGATCTCTGGTTGAGTGTGAGTGCTGAAAATGTGTCTGTCTACAAGAGAGGAGAGCCCAAGCCTCTGGAGACCTTCCAATATGAGCACATTATTTTCTTTGGCGCTCCACAGCCCTGCACCTACAAGATCACTGTGGATGAGAgagaaatgctgtttgaaacACCACAA GTTGGAGAGATCACAAAGATCATGAAAGCCTACATAAACATGATTGTGAAGAAGCGCTGCAGTGTGAAGTCTGTGTCCAGTTATGGAACCAACTGGATCAGGTGA